In Rathayibacter sp. VKM Ac-2762, one DNA window encodes the following:
- a CDS encoding plantaricin C family lantibiotic, which translates to MSQYDVALFEEIAEQDFDSVAYGACTTNTFTLSNVLGNQGGWCTLTVECQPNCK; encoded by the coding sequence ATGTCCCAGTACGACGTCGCGCTCTTCGAGGAGATCGCCGAGCAGGACTTCGACTCGGTCGCCTACGGCGCCTGCACCACCAACACCTTCACGCTGAGCAACGTCCTCGGCAACCAGGGCGGATGGTGCACGCTCACGGTCGAGTGTCAGCCCAACTGCAAGTAG
- a CDS encoding LLM class flavin-dependent oxidoreductase, producing the protein MTALSLLAPFDPAHPAALAPFCALVQETELRMLWQGHSTAGDAWMNAAHLAGAGYTVPFGFGVQLTGYAHPFEAVVKAVSLTRQTGRPVVAGFGPGGRSAQAALHGAPLPSPLTHMRDYVSTMRTALGGTPGIEIGMGVLRPRMAFLCGETADVAITWLTPPEYIRDTLLSALEEGAASAGRPRPRIVSVLPAAFGVDRRDGAAAIEATIGHHLTLPHYRDVLGRAGIRLPEPGAALSAEVCRDLEERGAVTTDPAAELDGLRSRYAAAGVEEIVLNVIGATAVAGPRAVLDALITLLEPAEPLEGPSFRTAPRRSEDRAGVG; encoded by the coding sequence GTGACCGCCCTCTCGCTGCTCGCTCCGTTCGATCCCGCCCATCCGGCGGCCCTGGCTCCCTTCTGCGCCCTCGTCCAGGAGACGGAGCTGCGGATGCTCTGGCAGGGGCACTCGACCGCCGGGGACGCCTGGATGAACGCCGCGCACCTCGCGGGAGCCGGGTACACGGTGCCGTTCGGCTTCGGCGTCCAGCTGACCGGCTACGCCCACCCCTTCGAAGCGGTCGTCAAGGCGGTCTCGCTGACGAGGCAGACGGGACGCCCCGTGGTCGCCGGGTTCGGCCCCGGCGGGCGCTCCGCGCAGGCCGCCCTGCACGGCGCACCGCTGCCGTCACCGCTCACGCACATGCGCGACTACGTCTCGACGATGCGGACCGCTCTCGGCGGGACGCCCGGCATCGAGATCGGGATGGGAGTCCTCCGCCCCCGGATGGCCTTCCTGTGCGGTGAGACGGCCGACGTCGCGATCACCTGGCTCACTCCGCCGGAGTACATCCGCGACACGCTGCTGAGCGCCCTCGAGGAGGGAGCCGCCTCCGCCGGGCGGCCGCGGCCGCGCATCGTGTCCGTGCTCCCCGCGGCCTTCGGCGTCGACCGGAGGGACGGAGCAGCGGCGATCGAGGCGACCATCGGCCACCACCTGACGCTGCCGCACTACCGCGACGTCCTCGGCAGAGCAGGGATCCGCCTGCCCGAGCCCGGCGCGGCGCTGTCGGCCGAGGTGTGCCGCGACCTCGAGGAGCGGGGCGCGGTGACCACCGACCCGGCCGCCGAGCTCGACGGGCTGCGGTCGCGGTACGCCGCCGCCGGTGTGGAGGAGATCGTCCTCAATGTCATCGGAGCGACCGCCGTCGCCGGCCCGCGAGCGGTCCTCGACGCCCTGATCACGCTGCTCGAGCCGGCGGAGCCGCTCGAGGGCCCTTCCTTCCGCACCGCACCGAGGCGGTCGGAGGACAGAGCGGGGGTGGGCTGA
- the lanM gene encoding type 2 lanthipeptide synthetase LanM encodes MSDTRVFYPEFDQQEFDDVIRPLTEWDGELERSLAGRSDPALGTPVADSGPAVESAPFDAIIDGVVDEHLAGRTAPAATDEGVDADAVEAGLRLLLRERVRPVLIRPLVVAINRAREEGVLRGGTRLARYQDFCARWESEFAAVTHRSLPLLASQVDGVIRQSLAAHDLLLARFRRDRALVETLIEPTSGSPVLTGISVSGDTHARGSAVGILRFDGGGAVAYKPRSVDGEAGYAALAEELGALSGRRFEAARVVRCDGYGWVQFVRAVPPAEAPSDSVFRSGQLGALLFALNARDMHHENVLLSTSGPVPVDLETLLHPRRQEQSTTGTPLPVRSSGGRRTAQDVLSESVYGVGLLPMLITRPGDDAGHLDVGFLGRGGDGPSPYRTLRVREGFSDEMTVALESAEPDDGPAVLAAGVDPGAGVRTVASEFTAGFLDLYDWIAEHRDAFAELVVRHLGSARLRYVHNPTILYAQTLRMTSGVEVLASREVFLAVLKRIGIASKNVATTLVASEMLQLSRRDIPYFVTRVDHEELTADGAIVARLEESPLESFRAKLARFGPADRSLQASLIGAAFTAQFPDNHLPGSGGADGAGARRMRDDRPSSARSDLAALAVDIGDHLVDTVLGDRWAHLPPTWIGPLASASAARPWPPGVLGYDLYTGRTGPALALAALGASVGARRHLDIARQVFDASAEVLSEGRYEARSIRAIGTGAYTGLPGFLWGLAEAGRRLDRADWIEAAVSARGLVLDQLAEETDPASWDIVSGRLGALGMLRAVDPAPDAALDALVEDAVRSLAVLSGATPLLRQSGYAHGVAGAIATVARHARPSGTRTAVLRRLLGVLDSFYDTAERDWHTDSARSGSATGWCHGSAGIALALTTCAQYAPDAGVDPDVLAASEDALIRRGFGRNTTLCHGDLGNLEVLRALDEASGGAHAQDRARVESFLSASVLRARIDEPSSRYAHTNSVMVGTSGVLLSTVRRLDPDAPSSPVVLS; translated from the coding sequence ATGAGCGACACCAGAGTCTTCTACCCCGAGTTCGATCAGCAGGAGTTCGACGACGTCATCCGGCCGCTGACGGAGTGGGACGGCGAGCTCGAGCGCTCCCTCGCCGGGCGCTCCGATCCTGCGCTCGGCACCCCGGTCGCGGACTCCGGACCGGCCGTCGAGTCCGCCCCCTTCGACGCGATCATCGACGGAGTCGTCGACGAGCACCTCGCGGGGCGGACGGCGCCCGCCGCGACCGACGAGGGAGTGGACGCGGACGCCGTCGAGGCGGGACTGCGACTGCTGCTCCGCGAGCGCGTCCGCCCCGTGCTGATCCGGCCGCTGGTCGTCGCGATCAACCGCGCGCGCGAGGAGGGCGTCCTCCGCGGCGGGACCCGTCTCGCGCGGTACCAGGACTTCTGCGCGCGATGGGAGAGCGAGTTCGCGGCCGTCACCCACCGGAGCCTCCCTCTTCTCGCCTCGCAGGTGGACGGAGTGATCCGGCAGTCGCTCGCGGCCCACGATCTCCTGCTGGCCCGCTTCCGACGCGACCGCGCTCTCGTGGAGACCCTGATCGAGCCGACCTCCGGCTCCCCGGTCCTCACCGGGATCAGCGTGAGCGGCGACACCCACGCCCGCGGCTCGGCCGTCGGGATCCTCCGCTTCGACGGCGGCGGCGCGGTCGCCTACAAGCCGCGCTCGGTCGACGGCGAGGCCGGCTACGCGGCGCTCGCCGAGGAGCTCGGTGCTCTGTCCGGTCGCCGCTTCGAGGCGGCCCGGGTCGTCCGGTGCGACGGGTACGGCTGGGTGCAGTTCGTCCGCGCGGTGCCGCCCGCGGAGGCGCCGTCCGACAGCGTCTTCCGCTCCGGCCAGCTCGGCGCGCTCCTGTTCGCTCTGAACGCCCGCGACATGCATCACGAGAACGTCCTCCTGTCGACGTCTGGACCGGTCCCCGTCGACCTCGAGACCCTCCTGCACCCCCGCAGGCAGGAGCAGTCGACCACTGGGACTCCGCTGCCCGTGCGCTCCTCCGGCGGGCGGCGCACCGCGCAGGACGTCCTCTCCGAGTCCGTCTACGGCGTCGGCCTGCTGCCGATGCTCATCACCCGCCCCGGAGACGACGCCGGGCACCTCGACGTCGGCTTCCTCGGCCGAGGAGGCGACGGGCCCTCGCCCTACCGGACGCTCCGGGTCCGGGAGGGCTTCTCGGACGAGATGACCGTCGCGCTCGAGTCCGCGGAGCCCGACGACGGCCCGGCGGTCCTCGCCGCGGGCGTCGACCCGGGAGCAGGCGTCCGGACCGTCGCGAGCGAGTTCACTGCGGGGTTCCTCGACCTGTACGACTGGATCGCCGAGCACCGCGACGCGTTCGCCGAGCTGGTCGTCCGTCACCTCGGGTCGGCCCGGCTCCGCTACGTGCACAACCCGACGATCCTCTACGCCCAGACTCTCCGGATGACCTCCGGCGTCGAGGTGCTCGCGTCCCGCGAGGTCTTCCTCGCCGTGCTCAAGAGGATCGGGATCGCGAGCAAGAACGTCGCGACGACCCTGGTGGCGTCCGAGATGCTCCAGCTCTCGCGCCGCGACATCCCCTACTTCGTCACCCGCGTCGATCACGAGGAGCTGACAGCGGACGGCGCGATCGTGGCTCGCCTCGAGGAGTCGCCTCTGGAGTCGTTCCGGGCGAAGCTCGCGCGCTTCGGCCCGGCGGACAGGTCTCTGCAGGCGTCTCTGATCGGAGCCGCGTTCACCGCGCAGTTCCCCGACAACCACCTGCCCGGGAGCGGCGGCGCGGACGGAGCGGGGGCCCGGAGGATGCGGGACGACCGCCCCTCGTCCGCCCGGTCGGATCTCGCCGCGCTCGCCGTGGACATCGGCGACCATCTCGTCGACACGGTCCTCGGCGACCGCTGGGCGCATCTGCCTCCCACCTGGATCGGCCCTCTCGCCTCCGCCTCCGCAGCCCGCCCCTGGCCGCCCGGAGTCCTCGGCTACGACCTCTACACGGGACGCACGGGTCCCGCGCTCGCCCTCGCCGCTCTCGGAGCCTCGGTCGGAGCCCGTCGCCACCTCGACATCGCCCGCCAGGTCTTCGACGCCTCCGCCGAGGTGCTGAGCGAGGGCCGCTACGAGGCCAGGAGCATCCGCGCGATCGGCACCGGCGCCTACACCGGGCTGCCCGGATTCCTCTGGGGCCTCGCGGAGGCGGGACGCCGCCTCGACCGCGCCGACTGGATCGAGGCGGCGGTGTCCGCGCGCGGTCTCGTCCTCGATCAGCTCGCGGAGGAGACGGATCCCGCGTCGTGGGACATCGTCTCCGGCAGGCTCGGCGCCCTCGGCATGCTCCGCGCCGTCGATCCCGCGCCCGACGCGGCCCTCGACGCACTGGTGGAGGACGCGGTCCGGAGCCTCGCCGTCCTCTCCGGGGCGACGCCGCTGCTCCGGCAGTCCGGCTATGCGCACGGCGTCGCAGGAGCCATCGCGACGGTCGCCCGGCACGCCCGACCGAGCGGGACGAGGACCGCGGTGCTGCGCCGCCTGCTCGGTGTGCTCGACTCCTTCTACGACACGGCCGAGCGCGACTGGCACACGGACTCGGCACGGTCCGGGTCCGCGACCGGATGGTGCCACGGCTCCGCCGGCATCGCTCTCGCCCTGACGACCTGCGCGCAGTACGCGCCCGACGCGGGCGTCGACCCGGACGTCCTCGCCGCGAGCGAGGACGCGCTGATCAGGAGAGGGTTCGGGCGCAACACGACGCTCTGCCACGGCGACCTGGGGAACCTGGAGGTCCTCCGCGCGCTCGACGAGGCCTCCGGGGGTGCGCACGCGCAGGACAGGGCCCGCGTCGAGTCCTTCCTGTCGGCCTCCGTCCTCCGTGCCCGGATCGACGAGCCCAGCAGCCGCTACGCGCACACGAACTCGGTCATGGTCGGCACGTCGGGCGTCCTCCTCTCGACCGTCCGGCGGCTCGATCCCGACGCTCCGTCGTCGCCGGTGGTGCTCTCGTGA